From a single Alkalihalophilus pseudofirmus genomic region:
- the gvpT gene encoding YtxH domain-containing protein: MMAEQQKVENQTEDQQTNNEGTSNEETGSNGSPIKRSIAGGLIGATVGYLATPENAKRIKDSIDSDKLKSKGSDFGQMAKEKSKQAADSIKNSAMSLFNHNDDSKDNDDNEEESKNEETNEETNEEENAASENSDSTEESSKNEDYEALKEENENLHDRLGRLEEMLTKLADGQNENKEEKNEEEKNDEDSTDEEDTKEEEPEEVENTDEEEKEEEKEEEDKEDKSSKNDDSKDKEEDSDEDEKEEESDDESDSDEEDKKDSSKKNTTSKKGNTRRKRTSSKKSSQSKSKNSTTLSSDDDTSSK, from the coding sequence ACAAATAATGAAGGTACATCGAACGAGGAAACAGGTTCAAACGGCAGTCCTATTAAGCGTTCCATTGCGGGGGGATTAATTGGAGCAACGGTTGGTTATTTGGCTACACCTGAGAACGCAAAGAGAATTAAAGACAGCATCGACAGCGACAAGCTAAAGAGCAAAGGATCAGATTTCGGTCAGATGGCAAAAGAAAAATCGAAGCAAGCGGCAGATTCAATTAAGAATTCCGCTATGAGCTTATTCAACCACAACGATGACTCAAAAGATAACGATGATAATGAAGAAGAATCAAAAAATGAAGAAACAAATGAAGAAACAAATGAAGAAGAAAATGCAGCTTCTGAGAACTCTGACAGCACAGAAGAAAGTTCTAAAAATGAAGACTATGAAGCATTGAAAGAAGAAAATGAAAACCTTCATGACCGTCTAGGCAGACTAGAAGAAATGTTAACAAAATTAGCAGACGGTCAAAATGAGAATAAAGAAGAAAAGAATGAAGAAGAAAAAAATGATGAAGATTCAACTGATGAGGAAGACACAAAAGAAGAAGAGCCAGAAGAAGTAGAAAACACAGATGAAGAAGAGAAAGAAGAAGAGAAAGAAGAAGAAGACAAGGAAGACAAGTCTTCTAAGAACGATGATAGTAAGGATAAAGAAGAAGACTCAGACGAAGATGAAAAAGAGGAAGAGTCTGATGATGAATCGGATTCTGATGAAGAGGACAAAAAAGATTCATCGAAAAAAAATACAACAAGTAAAAAAGGAAACACAAGAAGAAAACGTACTTCTTCAAAAAAATCATCACAATCTAAATCTAAAAATAGTACAACCCTCTCAAGTGATGATGATACTTCGTCAAAATAA
- the gvpU gene encoding gas vesicle accessory protein GvpU, with protein sequence MSNAQDSILEYFVHAANKHDFSLNITLNVGGAMVTGTMISAKEYFSLLSEKFEGGNDISNHLSEQLKQAGESAKGDEETPASFIHLNEAQVYCGDREPTPSEGEVLWRGKLSEVDGFFLGKISAGETTSDQEKEGHDSSSNKLNNRLDQLEENIKGLFGKENDDKDQEEKEPEEDPEEDERIEEEEQEQESTDPSSEEGETDEESGEEKEAEEETEEKEEEKEKEEDLEEEPEQEQEKEKEEKKSDQSKNSSRSKRSSNTKKTSKSSKKEE encoded by the coding sequence ATGAGTAACGCACAAGATAGTATACTAGAATACTTCGTGCACGCAGCGAATAAGCATGATTTTTCTTTAAATATTACGTTAAATGTCGGCGGAGCTATGGTTACCGGTACAATGATCTCAGCAAAAGAATACTTTTCGTTATTAAGTGAAAAGTTTGAAGGTGGAAATGATATTTCAAATCACCTAAGTGAGCAGTTAAAGCAAGCAGGGGAGTCTGCAAAAGGCGATGAAGAGACTCCTGCAAGCTTTATCCACTTAAATGAAGCGCAAGTTTATTGTGGAGATCGCGAGCCTACTCCTTCTGAGGGAGAAGTGTTGTGGAGAGGAAAATTAAGTGAAGTAGACGGTTTCTTTTTAGGGAAGATTTCTGCTGGGGAAACCACCTCAGATCAAGAAAAGGAAGGTCATGATTCTAGCAGCAATAAGCTGAACAATCGCTTAGACCAACTAGAAGAGAATATTAAAGGGTTATTCGGAAAAGAGAATGATGATAAAGATCAAGAAGAAAAAGAGCCTGAGGAAGATCCTGAGGAAGATGAAAGAATAGAAGAGGAAGAACAAGAGCAAGAAAGCACAGATCCTTCTAGTGAAGAAGGCGAAACAGATGAGGAATCTGGTGAAGAAAAAGAGGCAGAAGAAGAAACGGAAGAGAAAGAAGAAGAGAAAGAGAAAGAGGAAGATCTAGAAGAAGAGCCGGAACAAGAACAAGAAAAAGAAAAAGAAGAAAAGAAATCGGATCAGTCAAAGAATTCTTCGAGATCAAAACGTTCTTCTAACACAAAAAAAACT